CGATAGTAGCGGCCCTCGAAGGTGACATTATCCTCCGTCCACAGCTTGCGCATCAGGGTCATGTGCTCTTGCATGTAAAACATGCGCTTGCGGAAGGGTACGCCCAGCGTCTCGAATTCGTGTTCGCACTCCTGCGGCTTCGGCGGACCGATGCCGACGCCGAGGATCACCCTTCCCCCGCTGATGACATCGAGAGTCGCCACCTGATAGGCCAGAAAAACGGGATGGCGCAGACAGGGAAGGAAAATCGCCGTGCCGAGCTTGACGCGCTGGGTTTTCACCGCGACGGCGGAAAGAACCGAAAGTGCCTCCAGCCGCGGCTTCGCGAGGATAGAATCGCCCACAAATACGGAATCGTAACCGAGTTCCTCGGCGCGGACCGCCAGATCGATCACGGGGCCGACCTCGGGGATGCCCTTGTTCCACAGGAGAACGCCCCGCGTGGGGAGCAATATGCCGAGCTTGACCCTTCGCCCCGCCATTTCTCAGAGCCTGATTCCGGCGCTTGCCAGGATGCCCCGGACGCGCTCCCTCTGCTCGTCCGTGATGTAGAGCCTTTCGGCAAAATCGCGCCCGGAGGGCTTCGTGGCGTCAATCCCAATCTTGGTGAGGGTATGCACCTCAGGGTCCGACGTCGGATCGAGAATCGCCCCCTTCGCCCCGGGGATGAATACCAAATCCTTGTCGGCGCGCGTGCGCGTCAAAATCGCCCAGGTCACATCGGCTCCGTTGAAGACGTCCACGTCCTCGTCCACCACCACCACGCATTTGCAGTAAAACTCCGTGCCCAGCGCCGCCATGATGGCCTGCTGCGGTTCACCCTCCGATGTTTTTTTCATGGAAACGATGGCCATGAGCGCGCCCACGCCCGAGAGCGGCACGTGAACCGCCTTGATGTTGGGCAAATTCCGGCGGAGGGTGTTCAGGATCTCCGCCTCGCGGCTCACGCTGGAGATGAGGATGTGATCCGCCGCGGTGCCGGAGGCGACGCTGTGGTACATGGGGGCTTTGCGCATCTGAACGCGCTTGGCGACAAAAACGTTCTGCGTGCTCCGGTAGGAGGCATAGCCCGTAAACTCGCCGAAGGGCCCCTCCGGCTCGTGGACATCGTTGAGAATTTCGCCCTCGATGACGATCTCCGCCCCCGCAGGCACTTCCAGCCCTTCCGTGCCGCAGCGCGCCACGCGGTAGGGCTCGCCGAAAAGCGCGCCGATGATCTCGTATTTCCGGACCCCCGGCGGGTAGTGATAGGCCATGGAGCCCATGTAATGAACCGGGTGGATGCCGATCGCAATCGCCGCAGGAAGCGGCTTTCCCTGCGCTTCCGCCCGGCGGTGAAACTCGTACATCCGTCGCCGGGAGTGGAGGGAGACGCCGAGGCGGTTTTTCCCCTTCAGCAAGAGGCGGTGAAAGCCGGTCGTGTCCACGCCCGTTTCGGGATCGCGGGCGACGATTTGCCCGGCCGTGATGTAAGGTCCCGCGTCCACCGGGAAATGAAGCGGGATGGGGAGACGGTTTAGATCGATGTCATCCCCCTCGATGACTACTTCTTCCCAGGGGGCGGAATCCACGACTTCCACCGGCAGGTAGTTCTGGCATTTCTCGCGGTAGGCGGTGGGGAGGTCCGCTGTTTCGACACCCAAACAGGCCGCGAGCAGACGGCGGTTCGCCGCGATGTTCGTCACGACAGGAATCTCATGCCCCTCGACGCACTCGAAAACGATGACGGGGAATCTTCCGGCCTGCTCAAACTCAAATACCGTGGGAGTAATGTCGGTCAGGGCGACCGGCTCCTTGATGCGCACGATCTCCTCCGGGAAATCGCGCTCCACCATCTCCAGAAAGCCGCGAAGGCTCTGATCGCTCATCAGGATTTCTTCTCCCAGGCGCCGCGATCCGTGTAGGTTTTTTTCAGCGGCGGAACCGGCGGCAGGCCGTCCCGCGGGGGCTCCTCATCCCAGGTTTCGACGGCAATCACCCGGGCGGGAGCGCCCTCGGTGTCCTTGAGCTTCAACGCGCCGGTAATCAGCAGAACCCGCTCTTTCTGGATCGCGCCGATGTTCGTGCACCACTCGATCAGGCAGATGCCGCGGCTGAGAAACTTGATGTGATTCGGGCTCCAGTTCGGCGCCGGCCACTTCCGCTCCTCGGGAGGGTAAAGGGGCGAGTCGCAGGTCATGAAATCCTGAACGAGCGCCTTGATTCCCTTGCCGATGAGCCAGTCCGCGGCGTCGGTGGAGAGATAGATCATGTGCTCCCAGAAATCCCGGGAGCCCCACATGCGGTCGGTCCACCCGGTGCTTACGATGGCGATATCGCCTGGCCGGACTTCGACGCCGGTGGCCTCGAGATCCGCCGCCGTGACGGACTCGGATTTTTCCTTTCCCGGAATCTTGAGCACGCAAGCTTCCCCGCAAATATGCTCGAGGGGAAGTTTATCGTTCTTCAGACCGTCGTGATAAAAATGGAAAGGCGCATCGTAATGGGTATAGCTTTGGGTGGTGGTGGTAAAACCAAAATTGCAGATGTGATCCACATCCAGAGTGGCTATCGGTGTGATCGTCGTGCCCGGAGCGGGCTTGCCGTAAATCTCGTCTCTCGGGAATTGCACATACGTATCTTTCGGGTCCATGACCAGACTCAAGTCTACGAACCGATAGGGCATCTGCGCGCTCCGAATTTACCGGGGTCTTGAAAAGATCGTTAGAAAAAAAAACCGCCCGCCGCCCCATCTCTCTGAATGAGGCGGCGGGGTTTCTTTCGCCCCTTAATTCATCCAACCCTTTTCTTTGTAATAACGGGCAGCCCCCGGATGGAGCGGCGCGCCGTTCTGCGCCTCCTGCCAAGCGGTCTTCGCCGGATCGAAACTCCGGAGACCCTTGTGGCCCGCTCGGAGATCCTTGACGTTATCGAGAAGCGTTTTCACGATTTTATAAGCCGTGCCGTTGTCCATTTTCGTTGAGGCGATGAGCGAGGTCGTGAAGCCGAAAGTTTTCCGCGGCGTGGCCTGCCCCGGGAAGGTGTTCGCCGGCAGCGTGGCCTTGAGGAAACCGATACTGAGCAGTTTGTCGCGGAATTCATCTTCCACTTCCAGGAAGCGGAGCTTCTTCTGGATCGCGATGGCAGTGAGTGACGGATGTCCCGCGTTCACGGTGTGGCTCAGCATGTCCGCCTGGCCGTCCTTCATCCGGCTTTTAATCACATCAAAACCGGTATGGGTCGCCGAACCGCCCATTTTTTTAATTGAATCGTAGGTGATGCCGTGTGCGCCCAGCATGGCTTGAGTCGCCCACTGCCCCAGGCCGCCGCGGGGAACGGTGACATAGTTCACCGGAACCTTCTTGAGATCGCTGATGCTCATCACTTTGGGGTTGGTGGTGACGATGCCGAGATAGTACTGATCCAGCCCTCCGATCAGACCCCGAAGATTATTGTAGGCCTTTTTGTAGGCGACCTTCCCCTGGTATCCCCAGTTGGCCGCCAGGCTGAAGGTGAGGGCCAGATCGTACTTTCCCGTTCCGACATTCACGGGATTGCCCACACCGCCGCCCTTGGCCAGAGCGTCAACTTGAAACCCGAGATTGGCGTTGTTCACGATGTTCGCCATGGTGGCCGAGTATACGTGCCAGCCGCTTCCCTGCTTCCAACTCCCCATCAGCAGCCGCTTGGCGGCCCCCGCCGGGGCGGACAACATGAGGGTCATCGCGAAAACGGCCAAAACGATCATGAATTTCTGACGATGAATCTTCATACCCCTACCTCCAAAGAATGTAGAAACACATATCCCGTTCAATACCCACGAGAAAAATTTCGACGGACGAAATCGCCGTTCATCTGTAAAGATTACTCATTATATCAAATTTTTTGCTGAACTTGTCCCGCCATTCAGCGAAAACGGGACAAGTTTCATCGGCGGACCGGGAAAGCTACGGGGTAGCGAGCCTTTTGGCCCGCAATCTGTGCTGAAAACAGACCCCCAAAAGGGCCACAACACCAATAAAATCAGTAATTTTTTCAGGAACAATCAGGGCGATCGCGCAGGCAAAAAAGAGGACCCGCTCCCATCGCCTGAGCGGCATGGTCAAATGGCCTGTAAACGAAGCGGCCAGGGCGAAAACCCCGATGGCAGTGCTCAAGGAAATCCAAATCGTCTCCTCCAGGGTTCCGCTGAACAGCATCGCGGGGTTGTAGACGAAAGCATAGGGCACCAGAAAAGCGGCGAAAGATAGCTGAAACGCCTTCCATCCTGTCTCGGAGAGACCCGACTTGGCCACCCCTGCCGCCACATAGGAAGAGAGCGCAACGGGAGGGGTCAGCATCGAGAGAATCGCGAAGTAGTAGATGAACATATGGCTCGCCAGAATGGGAAGCCCCAGCTTCGCCAGGGCAGGTCCCATGAGAGTTCCCGCCATGATATAGGCGGCGGCGGTCGGCATCCCCATGCCCATGATGATGCAGGCCACCATAACCATGGAGAGGGCCAAAAGAAGATTTCCCGCGGAGAGATTTACAATGAGTCCGGTAAATTTCAGCCCGAGCCCTGTGTCTCCGATGATGCCGACAATGACGCCCGCCACCGCGCAGGGAATCGCCACGGCGACCGTCATCCGGCCTGCGCTTTCGAGCGCCTCGAGAATTTTGAACAAACCCATGCGGGTGGACTTGCGCAACCAACTGAGGACAATCACGCCGACCGCGGCGGCGGTCGCCGACCACATCAAAGTGAAGCCCGCGATCATGTAGCCAATGATCAGGAGCACGGGGAGGAGTAAAAGCCCCCGTTCCAGCAAGATGCCGCGGAGCTCGGGAAGTTCGTTTTTTGGCAAACCCTCTAATCCGAGCTTTTTGGCCTCCAGATCCACCATGAAAAACAGTGATATGTAGTAAATCACCGCTGGAATCGCGGCAGCCCCAGCCACCCGCAAATAAGGAATCCCCGTCATGTCCGCGAGAATGAACGCGCCCGCTCCCATGATCGGCGGCATGAGCTGGCCGCCCGTGGAGGCCACCGCCTCAACCGCACCCGCGTAGTGCGGCGCAAAGCCAAGCCGCTTCATCAAAGGAATCGTAAAAATCCCGGTGCCAACTACATTCGCCGTCGCGCTTCCGCTGATGGTTCCCATCAGACTGCTACTGACGATCGCCGCCTTTGCAGGCCCTCCCCGGTAGCTTCCCGTCAAGCGAACGGCCAGATCGATAAAAAGCCGGCCGCCGCCTGACACCTCAAGCGCCGCTGAAAACAGAACGAAATAGAAAACAACTTCCGCACTCACACCAAGCGGAACCCCGAAGAATCCTTCCACGCTGAGCGCCTGAAATTCCACAAAAGTGGGAAGCTCGATAAACCGGTGGCCCAGGGCGCCCGGAATCAAATGACCGAAAAAATTATAGATGAGCGCGATGACCGCCACCGACGTGATGCCCCATCCCAGAAACCGCCGCGATGCCTCAAGGATCAGAAGGATGTAAACGGGTCCTACGATGAGGTAGCGGAAGGGAACGGGTTCAACATCGCGGATGCGCTCGTTGAGAAAATTCCATTCCCAAGAGTAGAGAACGGCGAAAGTCAGCGCCACAACCGCGAGGGCGTAATCATAAAAACGGATTGTTCCCTCTTTCCGCGCCGGCTTTATCAAAAAAACTATGGCCAAAGCGAAGCTCAGATGAAGGGGGCGCACGATGAGAACGTGGAGCATCCCGAAAAAAGCCCAGTAGAGCTGCAGGCATGCCCAAGCAAGCGCCAGGAGGGGGGGGAGATGAAGAAATTTCTTCCAGGGAGCGTCGCTCGAGGCCACGAAAGATGTACTTCCTCAAAGAAAAAATGAAGACAAAAAATCAACCTGCGGTTTGTGAGATTCTTCCTTGAATCGTCAAGGAATAATAATCGTAATT
The sequence above is drawn from the bacterium genome and encodes:
- a CDS encoding LLM class flavin-dependent oxidoreductase: MAGRRVKLGILLPTRGVLLWNKGIPEVGPVIDLAVRAEELGYDSVFVGDSILAKPRLEALSVLSAVAVKTQRVKLGTAIFLPCLRHPVFLAYQVATLDVISGGRVILGVGIGPPKPQECEHEFETLGVPFRKRMFYMQEHMTLMRKLWTEDNVTFEGRYYRCENVTLTPKPIQGSVPMWIASATVETAWRRVGRFGDGWFPNRVTPEEFQETWGKIKEEAKVHGRDAGTPAWYMTTCLDDDKEKAMKNGEEFLLDYYYTPFWGDSIEKWGTYGPAKDLIDRINAFIAAGAEHISLRFTHKDQMAQLERFTAEVLPELKLD
- a CDS encoding UbiD family decarboxylase, which produces MSDQSLRGFLEMVERDFPEEIVRIKEPVALTDITPTVFEFEQAGRFPVIVFECVEGHEIPVVTNIAANRRLLAACLGVETADLPTAYREKCQNYLPVEVVDSAPWEEVVIEGDDIDLNRLPIPLHFPVDAGPYITAGQIVARDPETGVDTTGFHRLLLKGKNRLGVSLHSRRRMYEFHRRAEAQGKPLPAAIAIGIHPVHYMGSMAYHYPPGVRKYEIIGALFGEPYRVARCGTEGLEVPAGAEIVIEGEILNDVHEPEGPFGEFTGYASYRSTQNVFVAKRVQMRKAPMYHSVASGTAADHILISSVSREAEILNTLRRNLPNIKAVHVPLSGVGALMAIVSMKKTSEGEPQQAIMAALGTEFYCKCVVVVDEDVDVFNGADVTWAILTRTRADKDLVFIPGAKGAILDPTSDPEVHTLTKIGIDATKPSGRDFAERLYITDEQRERVRGILASAGIRL
- a CDS encoding cyclase family protein; amino-acid sequence: MPYRFVDLSLVMDPKDTYVQFPRDEIYGKPAPGTTITPIATLDVDHICNFGFTTTTQSYTHYDAPFHFYHDGLKNDKLPLEHICGEACVLKIPGKEKSESVTAADLEATGVEVRPGDIAIVSTGWTDRMWGSRDFWEHMIYLSTDAADWLIGKGIKALVQDFMTCDSPLYPPEERKWPAPNWSPNHIKFLSRGICLIEWCTNIGAIQKERVLLITGALKLKDTEGAPARVIAVETWDEEPPRDGLPPVPPLKKTYTDRGAWEKKS
- a CDS encoding TAXI family TRAP transporter solute-binding subunit, coding for MKIHRQKFMIVLAVFAMTLMLSAPAGAAKRLLMGSWKQGSGWHVYSATMANIVNNANLGFQVDALAKGGGVGNPVNVGTGKYDLALTFSLAANWGYQGKVAYKKAYNNLRGLIGGLDQYYLGIVTTNPKVMSISDLKKVPVNYVTVPRGGLGQWATQAMLGAHGITYDSIKKMGGSATHTGFDVIKSRMKDGQADMLSHTVNAGHPSLTAIAIQKKLRFLEVEDEFRDKLLSIGFLKATLPANTFPGQATPRKTFGFTTSLIASTKMDNGTAYKIVKTLLDNVKDLRAGHKGLRSFDPAKTAWQEAQNGAPLHPGAARYYKEKGWMN
- a CDS encoding TRAP transporter fused permease subunit — translated: MASSDAPWKKFLHLPPLLALAWACLQLYWAFFGMLHVLIVRPLHLSFALAIVFLIKPARKEGTIRFYDYALAVVALTFAVLYSWEWNFLNERIRDVEPVPFRYLIVGPVYILLILEASRRFLGWGITSVAVIALIYNFFGHLIPGALGHRFIELPTFVEFQALSVEGFFGVPLGVSAEVVFYFVLFSAALEVSGGGRLFIDLAVRLTGSYRGGPAKAAIVSSSLMGTISGSATANVVGTGIFTIPLMKRLGFAPHYAGAVEAVASTGGQLMPPIMGAGAFILADMTGIPYLRVAGAAAIPAVIYYISLFFMVDLEAKKLGLEGLPKNELPELRGILLERGLLLLPVLLIIGYMIAGFTLMWSATAAAVGVIVLSWLRKSTRMGLFKILEALESAGRMTVAVAIPCAVAGVIVGIIGDTGLGLKFTGLIVNLSAGNLLLALSMVMVACIIMGMGMPTAAAYIMAGTLMGPALAKLGLPILASHMFIYYFAILSMLTPPVALSSYVAAGVAKSGLSETGWKAFQLSFAAFLVPYAFVYNPAMLFSGTLEETIWISLSTAIGVFALAASFTGHLTMPLRRWERVLFFACAIALIVPEKITDFIGVVALLGVCFQHRLRAKRLATP